The Danio rerio strain Tuebingen ecotype United States chromosome 1, GRCz12tu, whole genome shotgun sequence genome includes a region encoding these proteins:
- the sertad2a gene encoding uncharacterized protein LOC571662: MLSKGLKRKLEDEDEPEVSNNGSSLDESESESSSGYRLQRQTVLNLSLLKLHSVPGHSEPRLSRRVLISNTLRHIRDELRVEGGASVRLQPSITKDAFSSALADIEDLCPTVGITALFSTADVSSSSESVHSDESRSVDSDLSEMRSKSLSDSTHPVLGHTSSLIADFSLDDFLFTEIDNFLLDSKTGFGGAGIGQSALQTNQTFKLDLSELDHIMEVLVGS, from the coding sequence ATGTTGAGTAAAGGCCTGAAGCGGAAACTGGAGGACGAGGACGAGCCAGAAGTGAGTAATAATGGCTCCAGTCTGGACGAGTCTGAGTCCGAGTCCTCCAGCGGCTACAGACTCCAGCGGCAGACGGTGCTCAATCTTTCCCTGCTGAAGCTCCACAGCGTCCCGGGACACTCAGAGCCACGTCTGTCCCGCCGGGTGCTCATCTCCAACACCCTCCGACACATCAGGGATGAGCTGCGGGTGGAGGGCGGCGCTAGTGTCCGTCTGCAACCCTCTATCACTAAGGACGCTTTCAGCTCAGCACTGGCTGACATTGAAGATCTGTGTCCGACTGTGGGAATCACGGCTCTATTTTCCACAGCGGATGTTTCTAGTAGCAGTGAATCGGTTCATTCTGATGAGTCGAGGAGTGTTGATTCGGATCTTTCTGAAATGAGAAGCAAGTCGCTTTCTGACTCCACCCACCCTGTGTTAGGACACACCTCCTCGCTCATCGCCGATTTCTCATTGGACGATTTCCTGTTTACAGAAATAGACAATTTTTTATTGGACAGCAAGACTGGTTTTGGTGGCGCAGGGATTGGCCAATCAGCGCTTCAGACGAATCAGACGTTTAAATTAGATCTGAGCGAACTGGACCACATCATGGAGGTTTTGGTTGGGTCGTAA